From a region of the Coffea arabica cultivar ET-39 chromosome 3e, Coffea Arabica ET-39 HiFi, whole genome shotgun sequence genome:
- the LOC113736997 gene encoding 2-alkenal reductase (NADP(+)-dependent), which translates to MGEVEVCNKQVILKNYVSGFPKESDMEVKTTSLKLKLSEGDSSVAILVKNLYLSCDPYMRSRMSKLEGQYVDSFTPGSPIVGYGVAEVLDSSHPNFKKGDLVWGITTWEDYSIITATEVLFKIQHTDVPLSYYTGILGMPGMTAYVGFFEVCSPKKGERVFVSAASGAVGQLVGQFAKLFGCYVVGSAGSKEKVDLLKNKFGFDEAFNYKEEADLNVALKRYFPDGIDIYFENVGGKMLDAVLLNMSLNGRIAACGMISQYNLEQPEGVQNLFCIVRKGIRMEGFLVFHHYHLYPKFLEMIIPQIKEGKITYVEDIAEGLENAPSSLIGLFSGLNIGKQVVSVTRG; encoded by the exons ATGGGTGAAGTAGAAGTGTGCAATAAGCAAGTTATACTGAAGAACTATGTGAGTGGCTTCCCAAAAGAGAGTGATATGGAGGTGAAAACTACTAGTTTGAAGTTAAAGCTTTCGGAGGGTGATTCTTCAGTAGCAATCTTAGTCAAAAATTTGTACTTGTCCTGTGATCCCTACATGAGATCCCGCATGAGCAAGCTTGAAGGACAGTACGTTGATTCCTTCACTCCTGGCTCT CCTATAGTGGGATACGGAGTGGCTGAAGTTCTGGATTCTAGTCATCCAAACTTCAAGAAAGGTGATCTGGTTTGGGGAATCACTACATGGGAAGATTACAGCATTATTACTGCCACAGAGGTTCTCTTTAAAATCCAGCACACAGATGTGCCTCTGTCCTACTATACAGGCATCCTGG GTATGCCCGGCATGACTGCTTACGTTGGTTTTTTTGAGGTATGCTCTCCTAAGAAGGGAGAACGTGTCTTTGTTTCTGCCGCTTCTGGAGCAGTTGGCCAACTCGTTGGTCAATTTGCAAAGTTATTTGGCTGTTATGTCGTTGGAAGTGCTGGAAGCAAAGAAAAG GTTGATTTGCTGAAGAACAAGTTCGGGTTTGATGAAGCTTTCAACTATAAAGAAGAGGCGGACTTGAATGTGGCTCTGAAAAG GTACTTTCCGGATGGCATTGATATTTACTTCGAGAATGTAGGAGGGAAGATGCTTGATGCCGTGCTTCTTAACATGAGCCTCAACGGCCGCATTGCCGCCTGTGGCATGATTTCACAATACAATCTTGAGCAGCCGGAAGGAGTTCAGAATCTGTTTTGCATAGTCAGAAAGGGAATACGAATGGAAGGGTTTCTGGTGTTTCATCACTATCATCTCTATCCTAAATTCCTGGAAATGATTATCCCACAGATAAAAGAGGGGAAGATCACTTATGTAGAAGACATAGCTGAAGGCCTCGAGAATGCCCCAAGTTCTTTGATAGGGCTGTTCTCAGGGCTCAACATTGGGAAGCAGGTAGTGTCCGTTACCCGTGGATGA
- the LOC113737000 gene encoding F-box protein SKIP24-like → MGWWMLPDELWRRILELGTTSASASASNPPPCRLTYRDLCCLSITCRRLHRLSSEDSLWSSLLLSDFPPPPSNASFNSTSASSSSSSSSSLKALYKIRYERDREQKRLAHRRIILRIESEVAESSRKIREMELHLAQEREKMRITVAELLNLRRVRQASAALKVWQPEVVRGTQKQMVEQCNVPVESRISALEMELRLCKQQIANYDKALKVENRKVDIAKEQLESVKYHPLHDFSRKGNRNDKHGIRRKRSKHA, encoded by the exons ATGGGGTGGTGGATGTTGCCGGACGAGCTGTGGAGAAGAATACTCGAGCTTGGAACCACCTCAGCCTCGGCCTCAGCCTCAAATCCTCCTCCTTGTCGCCTCACCTACAGAGACCTTTGCTGCCTCTCCATCACTTGCAGACGCCTCCACAGACTATCCTCTGAAGATTCTCTCTGGTCGTCTCTGCTCCTCTCCGATTTCCCTCCTCCTCCTTCCAATGCTTCATTTAATTCTACCTCCGCctcgtcttcttcttcttcttcttcttcgttgAAAGCCCTCTACAAAATCAG GTATGAGAGGGACCGAGAGCAGAAGCGCCTGGCTCATAGAAGAATTATTCTCAGAATTGAAAGCGAAGTAGCTGAGTCCTCCAGAAAGATTCGTGAAATGGAGCTTCACTTAGCTCaggaaagggaaaaaatgaGGATAACAGTTGCTGAATTACTCAACTTGCGCAGAGTCAG GCAAGCATCGGCTGCGTTGAAAGTGTGGCAACCAGAGGTAGTTCGAGGTACACAAAAGCAGATGGTTGAGCAATGTAATGTACCTGTCGAGTCTCGGATTAGTGCACTTGAGATGGAGCTCAGGCTTTGCAAGCAACAAATTGCAAATTATGATAAGGCTCTT AAAGTTGAAAATCGGAAGGTTGACATAGCAAAAGAACAGTTGGAATCAGTAAAATATCACCCTCTGCATGACTTTAGCAGGAAAGGCAACAGGAATGACAAACATGGCATAAGAAGAAAAAGGTCGAAACATGCATGA